The Devosia sp. YIM 151766 genome includes a region encoding these proteins:
- a CDS encoding SGNH/GDSL hydrolase family protein, with the protein MKTILAYGDSLTYGADPGDGPRHAYEDRWPTRLEMGLGSQARVIAEGLGGRATAYDDWTAAADRNGARILPTLLDSHKPLDLVILFLGTNDLKPFVAGSAAYAARGARRLIEMTRGHFAGTAEPAPQIILVSPPHVVETTNENMLSNFGGLDHLLRESHDFARHYRRHAEETGVAFFDAATVAKADPRDGVHLDAANTRAIGEGLVPLVKQILGL; encoded by the coding sequence ATGAAAACCATTCTCGCCTATGGCGACAGCCTGACCTATGGCGCCGATCCCGGCGACGGCCCGCGCCATGCCTATGAAGACCGCTGGCCGACCAGGCTCGAAATGGGCCTGGGCAGCCAGGCCCGGGTGATCGCCGAAGGTCTCGGCGGTCGCGCCACGGCATATGACGACTGGACCGCCGCCGCCGACCGCAACGGCGCGCGCATCCTGCCGACCCTGCTCGACAGCCACAAGCCGCTCGACCTCGTTATCCTGTTTCTCGGCACCAACGATCTGAAGCCCTTCGTCGCCGGCTCCGCCGCCTATGCGGCGCGCGGCGCCCGGCGGCTGATCGAAATGACGCGCGGCCATTTTGCCGGCACCGCCGAGCCGGCGCCGCAGATCATCCTGGTCTCGCCGCCGCATGTGGTCGAAACCACCAACGAGAACATGCTGTCCAATTTCGGCGGTCTTGACCATTTGCTGCGCGAGTCTCACGATTTTGCCCGCCATTATCGCCGCCACGCCGAGGAAACCGGTGTCGCCTTCTTCGACGCCGCCACGGTGGCAAAGGCCGATCCGCGCGACGGCGTGCATCTCGATGCGGCCAATACTCGCGCTATCGGCGAGGGCCTGGTGCCGCTCGTCAAACAGATTCTGGGTCTCTGA
- the lpdA gene encoding dihydrolipoyl dehydrogenase produces MADQYDLLVIGAGPGGYVAAIRAAQLGMKVAIVEREHMAGICSNWGCIPTKALLRSAEIYGHIGHAKDYGLTAEKFGFDLDGIVKRSRAIAAQMNNGVQFLMKKNKVDIIWGEATITKPGEIKVAASKKPIVQPQGPVPKNALGDGTYKAKNIIIATGARPRVLPGIEPDGDKIWTYFEALKPTAMPKSLVVMGSGAIGIEFASFYRSLGADVTVIELLPQILPVEDAEISALARKRLEKRGIKFLTEAKVAKVEKTKDGIIAHVETKDGKSQQVAGDKLISAVGVQCNIEGLGLETVGVKTERGAIAIDAYGKTNVDTIWAIGDVAGPPMLAHKAEHEAVIAVEKIAGLKVHGLDKAKVPGCTYCEPQVASVGLTEARAKEAGREIKVGRFPFVGNGKAIALGEPDGLVKTIFDAKTGELLGAHMIGAEVTELIQGFVVAMNLETTEEELIHTIFPHPTLSETMKESVLDAYGRALNI; encoded by the coding sequence ATGGCTGACCAATACGATCTTCTCGTCATCGGCGCCGGCCCCGGCGGTTACGTCGCCGCCATTCGCGCCGCGCAACTGGGCATGAAGGTGGCCATTGTCGAGCGCGAGCACATGGCCGGCATCTGCTCCAATTGGGGCTGCATTCCCACCAAGGCGCTGCTGCGTTCGGCGGAAATTTACGGCCATATCGGCCATGCCAAGGATTATGGCCTGACCGCCGAGAAATTCGGCTTCGATCTCGACGGCATCGTCAAGCGTTCGCGCGCCATCGCGGCGCAGATGAACAATGGCGTGCAATTCCTGATGAAGAAGAACAAGGTCGACATCATCTGGGGCGAAGCGACCATCACCAAGCCCGGCGAAATCAAGGTCGCGGCCTCCAAAAAGCCGATCGTGCAGCCACAGGGGCCGGTGCCCAAAAATGCCCTTGGCGACGGCACCTACAAGGCGAAAAACATCATCATCGCCACCGGCGCCCGCCCGCGCGTCCTCCCGGGCATCGAGCCCGATGGCGACAAGATCTGGACCTATTTCGAGGCCCTCAAGCCGACCGCCATGCCCAAATCGCTGGTGGTGATGGGCTCGGGCGCCATCGGCATCGAGTTCGCCTCCTTCTATCGCTCGCTGGGCGCCGACGTGACGGTGATCGAGCTGCTGCCGCAGATTCTGCCGGTGGAAGATGCCGAGATTTCCGCTCTCGCCCGCAAGCGTCTGGAAAAGCGCGGCATCAAATTCCTCACCGAAGCCAAGGTCGCCAAGGTGGAAAAGACCAAGGACGGCATTATCGCTCATGTCGAGACCAAGGACGGCAAGAGCCAGCAGGTCGCTGGCGACAAGCTGATCTCGGCGGTCGGCGTCCAGTGCAATATCGAAGGACTGGGCCTCGAAACGGTCGGCGTGAAAACCGAGCGCGGCGCCATCGCCATCGACGCCTATGGCAAGACCAATGTGGATACTATCTGGGCCATCGGCGACGTCGCCGGCCCGCCCATGCTGGCGCACAAGGCCGAGCACGAGGCGGTCATCGCCGTCGAGAAGATCGCCGGCCTCAAAGTGCATGGCCTCGACAAGGCGAAGGTGCCCGGCTGCACCTATTGCGAGCCGCAGGTCGCCTCTGTCGGCCTGACCGAGGCCAGGGCCAAGGAAGCCGGCCGCGAGATCAAGGTCGGCCGGTTCCCCTTTGTCGGCAATGGCAAGGCCATTGCCCTGGGCGAGCCCGATGGCCTGGTAAAGACCATTTTCGACGCTAAGACCGGGGAACTTCTTGGCGCTCACATGATTGGTGCCGAAGTCACCGAACTGATCCAGGGTTTCGTCGTCGCCATGAACCTCGAAACCACCGAGGAAGAACTGATCCACACCATTTTCCCGCATCCGACCCTTTCCGAGACGATGAAGGAAAGCGTGCTCGACGCTTATGGGCGCGCGCTGAACATCTAG